A window of Dromiciops gliroides isolate mDroGli1 chromosome X, mDroGli1.pri, whole genome shotgun sequence contains these coding sequences:
- the BRS3 gene encoding bombesin receptor subtype-3 isoform X2 codes for MSQGQLNSPNQTFHLITNDTAPSASSIFNDTTDDGKTEDRSIGSRILCTIFLTYSVIISVGLLGNAVLIKVFFKIKSMQTVPNIFITSLAFGDLLLLITCVPVDATQYVADTWLFGRLGCKLLSFIQLTSVGVSVFTLTILSADRYKAIVKPLELPASDAFLKTCGKVACIWILSMVLAIPEAVFSDLYPFYNPEKNESFEACAPYPVSEKSRQEAHSLLCFLVFYIIPLSVISVYYVLIAKALYKSTVEIPAEDQEHARKQIESRKRVAKTVLVLVGFFAVCWLPNHILYLYRSFTYRSSIDSSTLHLVATIFSRALAFSNSCVNPFALYWLSKTFRQHFKTQIFCFKYKCPRRSTVTRNLATGLASATGSTQVPFAYKWSREGKRLRKKWGRENDFPEANTS; via the exons ATGTCTCAAGGACAGCTCAATTCACCTAACCAGACTTTCCATTTGATCACAAATGATACAGCACCATCAGCATCTAGTATTTTCAATGATACTACGGATGATGGAAAGACTGAAGACAGATCCATAGGATCCCGGATCCTGTGTACCATTTTTTTGACTTATTCCGTGATCATTTCAGTGGGTCTCCTTGGAAATGCTGTTCTCATCAAAGTCTTTTTCAAGATCAAGTCCATGCAAACAGTTCCAAACATTTTTATCACCAGCTTGGCTTTTGGAGATCTCTTGCTTCTTATAACATGTGTGCCAGTGGACGCGACCCAGTATGTTGCGGATACCTGGTTGTTCGGGAGACTCGGTTGCAAGCTTCTCTCTTTCATCCAGCTCACTTCAGTCGGCGTGTCGGTGTTCACACTAACTATCCTCAGCGCTGACAG ATACAAGGCAATAGTGAAGCCCCTGGAACTGCCAGCCTCTGATGCCTTCTTGAAGACCTGTGGCAAAGTTGCCTGTATTTGGATCCTCTCCATGGTTCTTGCTATCCCAGAGGCTGTATTCTCCGATTTATATCCTTTCTATAATCCTGAAAAAAATGAGTCTTTTGAAGCCTGTGCCCCCTATCCTGTTTCCGAAAAGAGCAGGCAAGAGGctcattctctcctctgcttCTTGGTCTTCTACATTATTCCCCTTTCGGTCATTTCTGTCTACTATGTTCTGATTGCCAAAGCTCTCTACAAAAGCACCGTTGAAATACCCGCCGAAGACCAAGAACATGCCCGTAAGCAG ATTGAATCCCGCAAGAGAGTTGCCAAGACAGTGCTGGTGCTGGTGGGGTTTTTTGCTGTCTGCTGGCTGCCTAATCATATCCTTTATCTCTATCGGTCCTTTACTTACCGTTCCTCCATTGATTCTTCTACCCTTCATCTTGTGGCCACCATTTTCTCTCGGGCACTGGCTTTTAGCAATTCCTGTGTAAACCCCTTTGCTCTTTACTGGCTGAGCAAAACTTTCCGGCAGCATTTTAAAACACAAATCTTTTGTTTCAAGTACAAGTGTCCTAGGCGTTCAACTGTCACCAGAAATCTGGCCACAGGCCTTGCTTCAGCCACTGGGAGCACCCAG GTGCCATTTGCTTACAAATGgagcagagagggaaagagactgagaaagaagtgGGGCAGAGAGAATGATTTTCCTGAGGCCAACACCTCCTGA
- the BRS3 gene encoding bombesin receptor subtype-3 isoform X1, translated as MSQGQLNSPNQTFHLITNDTAPSASSIFNDTTDDGKTEDRSIGSRILCTIFLTYSVIISVGLLGNAVLIKVFFKIKSMQTVPNIFITSLAFGDLLLLITCVPVDATQYVADTWLFGRLGCKLLSFIQLTSVGVSVFTLTILSADRYKAIVKPLELPASDAFLKTCGKVACIWILSMVLAIPEAVFSDLYPFYNPEKNESFEACAPYPVSEKSRQEAHSLLCFLVFYIIPLSVISVYYVLIAKALYKSTVEIPAEDQEHARKQIESRKRVAKTVLVLVGFFAVCWLPNHILYLYRSFTYRSSIDSSTLHLVATIFSRALAFSNSCVNPFALYWLSKTFRQHFKTQIFCFKYKCPRRSTVTRNLATGLASATGSTQVSEISVTLLTGYGGKKEDDSASSVIS; from the exons ATGTCTCAAGGACAGCTCAATTCACCTAACCAGACTTTCCATTTGATCACAAATGATACAGCACCATCAGCATCTAGTATTTTCAATGATACTACGGATGATGGAAAGACTGAAGACAGATCCATAGGATCCCGGATCCTGTGTACCATTTTTTTGACTTATTCCGTGATCATTTCAGTGGGTCTCCTTGGAAATGCTGTTCTCATCAAAGTCTTTTTCAAGATCAAGTCCATGCAAACAGTTCCAAACATTTTTATCACCAGCTTGGCTTTTGGAGATCTCTTGCTTCTTATAACATGTGTGCCAGTGGACGCGACCCAGTATGTTGCGGATACCTGGTTGTTCGGGAGACTCGGTTGCAAGCTTCTCTCTTTCATCCAGCTCACTTCAGTCGGCGTGTCGGTGTTCACACTAACTATCCTCAGCGCTGACAG ATACAAGGCAATAGTGAAGCCCCTGGAACTGCCAGCCTCTGATGCCTTCTTGAAGACCTGTGGCAAAGTTGCCTGTATTTGGATCCTCTCCATGGTTCTTGCTATCCCAGAGGCTGTATTCTCCGATTTATATCCTTTCTATAATCCTGAAAAAAATGAGTCTTTTGAAGCCTGTGCCCCCTATCCTGTTTCCGAAAAGAGCAGGCAAGAGGctcattctctcctctgcttCTTGGTCTTCTACATTATTCCCCTTTCGGTCATTTCTGTCTACTATGTTCTGATTGCCAAAGCTCTCTACAAAAGCACCGTTGAAATACCCGCCGAAGACCAAGAACATGCCCGTAAGCAG ATTGAATCCCGCAAGAGAGTTGCCAAGACAGTGCTGGTGCTGGTGGGGTTTTTTGCTGTCTGCTGGCTGCCTAATCATATCCTTTATCTCTATCGGTCCTTTACTTACCGTTCCTCCATTGATTCTTCTACCCTTCATCTTGTGGCCACCATTTTCTCTCGGGCACTGGCTTTTAGCAATTCCTGTGTAAACCCCTTTGCTCTTTACTGGCTGAGCAAAACTTTCCGGCAGCATTTTAAAACACAAATCTTTTGTTTCAAGTACAAGTGTCCTAGGCGTTCAACTGTCACCAGAAATCTGGCCACAGGCCTTGCTTCAGCCACTGGGAGCACCCAGGTCTCTGAAATTAGTGTGACCTTGCTCACTGGGTAtggtgggaagaaggaagatgatAGTGCCTCATCTGTTATCAGTTAA